In Marinicauda algicola, one DNA window encodes the following:
- a CDS encoding amidohydrolase family protein, translated as MSRFLITGAKIADPASDREYEADLRIADGLIAEIGDGLAAGEGEEEIEAKGRILCPALVDLRATACEPGPGAPERLDTTARAAAAGGIGTLVLAPESGHGLARPEDIELVEARALTLPVRVHAGGLAAHDGEMAEIGLMLRAGALYVGDGGRPIADSRLVRRILSYAGGFEAWVSLRPEDAHLAAGTVAHESDMSVRMGLATRPGVSERLAAERDAGLVELTGGRLILDRVTTAEGLIALRAAKRRGLEIAATAPVTHLMFNEIDAGNFDARYRLEPPLRSQEDREALIEAVREGLIDAVVSDHVPVSRVDKANPFADALPGSSNLEALLPALVSLVEEGRLSLLQALRPVTSGPADLLGLPQGRIEEGAPADLLILDPAAPVVHGRTGTVSQGSSAFSGRRLFGKVLMSFVEGAIILQPET; from the coding sequence ATGAGCCGCTTTCTCATCACCGGAGCAAAGATCGCCGACCCGGCTTCGGACCGCGAGTACGAGGCCGATTTGCGGATCGCCGACGGGCTGATCGCCGAGATCGGCGACGGTCTCGCCGCGGGCGAGGGCGAGGAGGAGATCGAGGCGAAGGGTCGCATCCTCTGCCCCGCCCTGGTCGACCTGCGCGCGACGGCCTGCGAGCCCGGCCCCGGCGCGCCGGAACGCCTCGACACCACCGCGCGCGCCGCCGCCGCGGGCGGGATCGGCACGCTGGTCCTGGCGCCGGAAAGCGGACACGGGCTCGCCAGGCCGGAAGACATCGAGCTCGTCGAGGCCCGCGCCCTCACCCTGCCGGTGCGCGTCCACGCCGGGGGTCTCGCGGCGCACGACGGGGAGATGGCCGAGATCGGCCTGATGCTGCGCGCCGGCGCGCTCTACGTCGGCGATGGCGGACGGCCGATCGCCGATTCCCGCCTGGTACGCCGCATCCTGTCCTATGCCGGCGGGTTCGAGGCCTGGGTGAGCCTGCGGCCCGAGGACGCCCATCTCGCGGCCGGAACGGTCGCCCACGAGAGCGACATGTCGGTGCGCATGGGGCTCGCCACCCGGCCCGGCGTCTCCGAGCGCCTCGCGGCCGAGCGCGATGCGGGGCTCGTGGAGCTGACCGGGGGACGCCTGATCCTCGACCGCGTCACCACCGCGGAGGGGCTCATCGCCCTGCGCGCCGCCAAGCGCCGCGGGCTGGAGATCGCCGCGACCGCGCCGGTCACCCATCTCATGTTCAACGAGATAGATGCCGGCAATTTCGATGCGCGCTACCGCCTGGAGCCGCCGCTTCGCAGCCAGGAGGATCGCGAGGCGCTGATCGAGGCGGTGCGCGAGGGGCTCATCGATGCCGTGGTCTCCGATCACGTGCCGGTCAGCCGCGTCGACAAGGCCAATCCCTTCGCCGATGCCCTGCCCGGCTCGTCCAATCTCGAAGCCCTGCTGCCCGCCCTCGTCTCGCTCGTCGAGGAAGGCCGGCTCTCCCTCCTGCAGGCCCTGCGCCCGGTGACGAGCGGCCCGGCCGACCTCCTGGGCCTGCCCCAGGGCCGGATCGAGGAAGGCGCTCCGGCGGACCTGCTGATACTCGACCCGGCCGCGCCCGTCGTCCACGGGCGGACCGGGACGGTGAGCCAGGGCTCGAGCGCCTTTTCCGGCCGGCGCCTGTTCGGGAAAGTCTTGATGTCTTTCGTGGAAGGCGCGATCATCCTGCAACCTGAAACCTGA
- the plsY gene encoding glycerol-3-phosphate 1-O-acyltransferase PlsY — protein MGLDPLLILAAVAGYLLGSIPFGLVLTRVAGLGDIRAVGSGNIGATNVLRTGRKDLALATLVLDAGKAGIACLIFTFAVSTPAGLVAGGAAFLGHCFPIWLNFKGGKGVATFLGTLIAAHWPVGLLVCATWLGMALVARISSLSALVAAAAAPLLALAFAREDVAILAVFLAALLYWRHGANIQRLLNGTEPRIGAKKT, from the coding sequence ATGGGGCTCGATCCGCTGCTCATCCTGGCCGCCGTGGCGGGCTACCTGCTGGGCTCGATTCCCTTCGGTCTGGTGCTGACGCGCGTGGCCGGTCTCGGCGACATCCGAGCGGTCGGCTCGGGCAATATCGGCGCAACCAACGTGCTGCGTACGGGCCGCAAGGATCTCGCCCTGGCCACGCTCGTCCTCGACGCGGGCAAGGCCGGGATCGCCTGCCTGATCTTCACCTTCGCGGTCTCCACCCCGGCCGGGCTGGTCGCAGGCGGGGCGGCCTTTCTCGGCCACTGCTTCCCGATCTGGCTCAACTTCAAGGGCGGGAAGGGCGTCGCGACCTTCCTCGGCACCCTCATCGCCGCCCACTGGCCTGTCGGCCTGCTGGTCTGCGCCACGTGGCTCGGCATGGCGCTGGTGGCGCGCATCTCCTCGCTCTCCGCGCTCGTGGCCGCCGCGGCGGCTCCGCTCCTGGCGCTCGCCTTCGCACGCGAGGACGTGGCGATCCTCGCGGTCTTCCTCGCCGCCCTGCTCTACTGGCGCCACGGCGCGAATATCCAGCGGCTGCTGAACGGCACCGAGCCGCGCATCGGGGCGAAGAAGACGTGA
- the rnr gene encoding ribonuclease R: MSDDPFQEGGFTREAVIEAVKLGEGRFTKREIARALSLKGDQRAALKDALRRLEDEGAIRKTGRKEYALASGLPPVTVLVISDMDIDGELICEPVKDELKGPLIRLAPSDGKGKAGALALGLGDKVLARLKREDDGSYEARLIRPLGGQEKIDRILCVYQAGKHGRGGRLKPVDKRTKHELVPARGEGEKAQDGDLVLVRIAGGRTHGLKTGVIEEVLGSADSPRAGSVIALEEHGIPQKFAEAELAQVEKLKPAKMGKREDLRDIPLITIDPEEARDHDDAVCAQPDDDPKNEGGWVVWVAIADVAAYVTGGSPLDRGARKRGVSVYLPDRVVPMLPERLSNDLCSLREKEERPCLAVRMVFDRHGRKKSHRFIRGWMKSHAKLSYQAAQAALDGKGKGTAEKIRRDVLDPLWGAYQALKQERDRREPLEIDAPERKVRVDEAGNVTGVEARERLDTMRLIEEFMIQANVAAAEALEARRTPMIYRIHDEPGSEKLENLADFLPNVGLKWTKGERVTPKRFNAVLERAKGGPHYETVNEVVLRSQSQAVYDTDNIGHFGLNLAKYAHFTSPIRRYADLTVHRALIRAYDLGDGGQSDEERSQLQAIAEETTSNERRAMAAERDATDRFIAGFLADRIDQEFKGRITGVTRFGAFIRLAETGADALCPISKLGDDFFRHDERAHALVGERTGATYRLGMDVTVRLVEAAPITGGLLVDILTPPESGTKPGRGRRSSPRPKKGRSKPGQRPERKPRARR; encoded by the coding sequence TTGAGCGACGATCCATTCCAGGAAGGCGGGTTCACCCGCGAAGCCGTCATCGAGGCGGTGAAGCTCGGCGAAGGCCGCTTCACCAAGCGCGAGATCGCGCGGGCGCTGTCGCTGAAGGGCGATCAGCGCGCCGCGCTGAAGGACGCCCTGCGCCGGCTCGAGGACGAGGGCGCGATCCGCAAGACCGGGCGCAAGGAGTACGCCCTCGCCTCCGGCCTGCCCCCGGTAACCGTGCTGGTCATCTCCGACATGGACATTGACGGCGAGCTGATCTGCGAACCGGTCAAGGACGAGCTCAAGGGCCCGCTCATCCGCCTTGCCCCCTCCGACGGCAAGGGCAAGGCCGGCGCGCTGGCGCTCGGGCTCGGCGACAAGGTGCTCGCGCGACTGAAGCGCGAGGATGACGGCAGCTACGAGGCCCGGCTGATCAGGCCGCTCGGCGGCCAGGAGAAGATCGACCGCATCCTCTGCGTCTACCAGGCCGGCAAGCACGGCCGCGGCGGGCGCCTGAAGCCGGTCGACAAGCGTACCAAGCACGAACTCGTCCCGGCCAGGGGCGAAGGCGAGAAGGCCCAGGACGGCGATCTCGTCCTCGTGCGCATAGCCGGTGGGCGTACGCACGGCCTGAAGACCGGGGTGATCGAGGAGGTGCTTGGATCCGCCGATTCCCCGCGGGCCGGCTCGGTCATCGCGCTCGAGGAACACGGCATCCCGCAGAAATTCGCCGAGGCCGAGCTCGCCCAGGTGGAGAAGCTCAAGCCCGCGAAGATGGGCAAGCGCGAGGACCTGCGCGACATCCCGCTCATCACCATCGACCCGGAGGAGGCGCGCGACCACGACGACGCGGTCTGCGCGCAGCCCGACGACGACCCGAAGAACGAGGGCGGCTGGGTCGTCTGGGTCGCGATCGCGGACGTGGCGGCCTACGTCACCGGCGGCTCGCCGCTCGATCGCGGCGCGAGGAAGCGCGGGGTCTCGGTCTACCTGCCCGACCGCGTCGTGCCGATGCTGCCCGAACGCCTGTCCAACGACCTGTGCTCGCTGCGCGAGAAGGAAGAGCGCCCGTGTCTGGCCGTGCGCATGGTCTTCGACAGGCACGGGCGCAAGAAGTCCCACCGCTTCATCCGCGGCTGGATGAAGAGCCATGCCAAGCTGTCCTACCAGGCCGCCCAGGCCGCGCTCGACGGCAAGGGCAAGGGGACGGCGGAGAAGATCAGACGCGACGTGCTCGATCCGCTCTGGGGCGCCTATCAGGCGCTCAAGCAGGAGCGCGACCGGCGCGAGCCGCTGGAGATCGACGCGCCCGAACGCAAGGTCAGGGTGGACGAGGCCGGCAATGTCACCGGCGTGGAGGCACGCGAGCGCCTCGACACGATGCGCCTGATCGAGGAGTTCATGATCCAGGCGAACGTCGCCGCCGCCGAGGCGCTGGAGGCCAGGCGCACGCCAATGATCTATCGCATCCACGACGAGCCGGGCTCGGAGAAGCTGGAGAACCTCGCCGATTTCCTGCCCAATGTCGGGCTGAAATGGACCAAGGGCGAGCGCGTCACGCCGAAGCGCTTCAACGCGGTGCTGGAACGCGCCAAGGGCGGCCCGCACTACGAGACGGTCAACGAGGTCGTGCTTCGAAGCCAGTCCCAGGCGGTCTACGACACCGACAATATCGGCCATTTCGGGCTCAATCTCGCCAAGTACGCCCACTTCACCTCGCCGATCCGGCGCTATGCCGATCTCACCGTCCACCGGGCCCTCATCCGCGCCTACGATCTCGGGGACGGGGGCCAGAGCGACGAGGAACGCAGCCAGCTGCAGGCGATCGCGGAGGAAACCACCTCCAACGAGCGCCGCGCCATGGCCGCCGAGCGAGATGCGACCGACCGCTTCATCGCCGGCTTCCTCGCCGACCGGATCGACCAGGAGTTCAAGGGCCGCATCACCGGCGTGACCCGGTTCGGGGCCTTCATCCGGCTCGCGGAGACCGGCGCGGACGCGCTGTGCCCGATCTCCAAGCTCGGCGACGACTTCTTCCGCCACGACGAGCGCGCCCACGCCCTCGTCGGGGAGCGCACGGGCGCGACCTACCGGCTCGGCATGGACGTCACCGTGCGCCTGGTGGAGGCGGCGCCGATCACGGGCGGGCTGCTCGTGGACATCCTGACGCCGCCGGAATCGGGTACAAAGCCCGGTAGAGGGCGCCGGTCCTCGCCGCGCCCGAAAAAGGGCCGCAGCAAGCCGGGCCAGCGCCCGGAACGCAAGCCCCGAGCCCGACGGTAG
- the topA gene encoding type I DNA topoisomerase, with product MNVVVVESPAKAKTINKYLGKDYTVLASFGHVRDLPAKDGSVRPEEDFAMEWEVDAKSAPKIKAIADALKDADRLILATDPDREGEAISWHLLEALNKRRALKGKTIQRVAFNAITKKAVEEAIAHPREIDMELVEAYLARRALDYLVGFTLSPVLWRKLPGAKSAGRVQSVALRLITERESEIERFRPQEYWSVEADVRSDGSDAFRAKLTRFENEKITRLTIGEETRARAAERAIRSADFTIAAVEAKPTKRNPPPPFTTSTLQQEAARKLGFDAARTMRTAQRLYEGVDLGGETVGLITYMRTDGVQMDGSAVAAARRTIGETYGEQYVPDVPRAYSSKAKNAQEAHEAIRPTSFARKPGSIRLDSDQARLYELIWKRAVASQMESARLERTTIDLENADGSLALRATGSVVTFDGFFTLYQEGRDDEEDEKESRLPKVSQGAPAKAETTYTEQHFTQPPPRYTEASLVKKMEELGIGRPSTYASVLSVLRDRDYVRMEDKRFVPEDKGRVVIAFLENFFTRYVEYDFTADLEDQLDKVSSGDLDWKELLRRFWADFSASVEGISDLRIGDVIDAMNEALAPLIYPPREDGSDPRVCPKCNEGQLSLRLGRHGAFVGCSNYPDCRFTRQLGGADGSGNGIEGDGELGEDPETGEKVFLKDGRFGPYVEMAVPGEDKPRRSSVPKGWDVEDMTLDKALMLLRLPREVGKHPEDGEPIEAGLGRYGPFVKHGKTYANLPNIEEVFEIGLNRAVTLIEEKKQSRGARGGAEPLKDLGEHPEEGGAIQVMKGRYGPYVRHGKINATLPKGMDPEAVTLAQAVELIKAKAAKGGTKRKTARKSSSKTATKAKTAKSGSAKKTASKKKA from the coding sequence ATGAATGTCGTCGTCGTCGAATCCCCGGCCAAGGCCAAGACCATCAACAAGTATCTCGGCAAGGACTACACGGTCCTGGCGAGCTTCGGCCACGTTCGCGACCTGCCCGCCAAGGACGGCTCGGTCAGGCCGGAGGAGGATTTCGCGATGGAATGGGAGGTGGATGCCAAGTCCGCCCCCAAGATCAAGGCCATCGCCGACGCGCTGAAGGACGCCGACCGCCTGATCCTCGCCACCGACCCGGATCGCGAGGGCGAGGCGATCAGCTGGCACCTGCTCGAAGCGCTGAACAAGCGCCGCGCGCTCAAGGGCAAGACGATCCAGCGCGTCGCCTTCAACGCCATCACCAAGAAGGCGGTGGAAGAGGCGATCGCCCATCCGCGCGAGATCGACATGGAGCTGGTAGAGGCCTATCTCGCCCGGCGCGCGCTCGACTATCTGGTGGGCTTCACCCTCTCCCCGGTCCTCTGGCGCAAGCTGCCCGGTGCCAAGTCGGCCGGCCGGGTGCAATCGGTCGCACTACGCCTCATCACCGAGCGCGAGAGCGAGATCGAGCGCTTCCGTCCCCAGGAGTACTGGTCGGTCGAGGCCGATGTGCGTTCGGACGGCAGCGACGCCTTCCGGGCCAAGCTGACGCGCTTCGAGAACGAGAAGATCACGCGCCTGACCATCGGCGAGGAGACGCGCGCGCGCGCCGCCGAGAGAGCGATCAGGTCCGCCGACTTCACCATCGCCGCGGTCGAGGCGAAGCCCACCAAGCGCAACCCGCCCCCGCCGTTCACCACCTCCACCCTTCAGCAGGAGGCGGCAAGGAAGCTCGGCTTCGACGCCGCGCGCACCATGCGCACCGCCCAGCGCCTCTATGAGGGTGTCGATCTCGGCGGGGAGACGGTCGGCCTCATCACCTACATGCGTACCGACGGCGTGCAGATGGATGGAAGCGCCGTGGCTGCCGCCCGGCGCACGATCGGGGAGACTTACGGCGAGCAGTATGTGCCTGACGTCCCCCGTGCGTACTCCTCCAAGGCCAAGAACGCGCAGGAAGCCCACGAGGCGATCCGCCCGACGAGCTTTGCCCGCAAGCCCGGCTCCATCCGCCTGGATTCCGACCAGGCCCGGCTCTACGAGCTGATCTGGAAGCGCGCCGTGGCGAGCCAGATGGAGAGCGCCCGGCTGGAGCGCACGACCATCGACCTGGAGAACGCAGACGGCTCGCTGGCCCTGCGCGCCACGGGATCGGTGGTCACCTTCGACGGCTTCTTCACCCTCTACCAGGAGGGCCGCGACGACGAGGAGGACGAGAAGGAAAGCCGCCTGCCCAAGGTGAGCCAGGGCGCCCCGGCGAAGGCGGAAACGACCTATACCGAGCAGCACTTCACCCAGCCGCCGCCGCGCTATACCGAAGCCTCGCTCGTGAAGAAGATGGAAGAGCTCGGCATCGGCCGGCCCTCGACCTATGCAAGCGTCCTGTCCGTGCTGCGCGACCGCGACTATGTCCGCATGGAGGACAAGCGCTTCGTGCCCGAGGACAAAGGCCGCGTCGTCATCGCGTTTCTGGAAAACTTCTTCACCCGCTATGTCGAGTACGACTTCACCGCGGATCTCGAAGACCAGCTCGACAAGGTCTCCAGCGGCGATCTCGACTGGAAGGAACTCCTGCGCCGCTTCTGGGCGGACTTCTCGGCCAGCGTGGAGGGCATTTCCGATCTCAGGATCGGGGATGTGATCGACGCGATGAACGAGGCGCTCGCGCCGCTGATCTACCCGCCGCGCGAGGACGGCTCGGACCCGCGCGTCTGCCCGAAATGCAATGAGGGCCAGCTTTCGCTGCGCCTCGGGCGTCACGGCGCCTTCGTGGGCTGTTCGAACTATCCCGACTGCCGCTTCACCCGCCAGCTCGGCGGAGCGGACGGCTCTGGCAACGGCATCGAGGGCGATGGCGAACTCGGCGAGGATCCCGAAACCGGCGAGAAGGTGTTCCTCAAGGACGGCCGCTTCGGCCCCTATGTCGAGATGGCCGTTCCAGGCGAGGACAAGCCCAGGCGGTCCTCCGTCCCGAAAGGCTGGGACGTCGAGGACATGACCCTCGACAAGGCGCTTATGCTGCTGCGCCTGCCGCGCGAAGTGGGCAAGCACCCCGAGGACGGCGAGCCGATCGAGGCCGGGCTCGGACGCTACGGCCCGTTCGTGAAGCACGGCAAGACCTACGCCAACCTGCCCAATATCGAGGAGGTGTTCGAGATCGGCCTCAATCGCGCCGTCACCCTCATCGAGGAGAAGAAGCAGAGCCGGGGCGCTCGCGGCGGAGCGGAACCGCTGAAGGACCTCGGCGAACATCCCGAGGAGGGCGGCGCCATCCAGGTCATGAAGGGGCGTTACGGGCCCTACGTGAGGCACGGCAAGATCAACGCCACCCTGCCCAAGGGCATGGACCCGGAAGCCGTGACGCTTGCCCAGGCGGTCGAGCTGATAAAGGCGAAGGCGGCCAAGGGCGGCACGAAACGCAAGACGGCCAGGAAGAGTTCTTCGAAGACGGCGACGAAGGCCAAGACGGCGAAGTCCGGCTCGGCTAAGAAGACCGCATCGAAGAAGAAGGCATAG
- the dprA gene encoding DNA-processing protein DprA: protein MKRRDLSAGQRTDWLRLARTPGVGPVTFAKLIERFSAPEAAIEALPRLARRGGRVDPMKVVSRSEAEDEIAALERIGARLLCACEPGFPKGLAVIDPPPPVISVLGPLDPDAKPACAMVGSRNASGIGIRFAGTIARELGQRGIVIVSGLARGIDGAAHAASLETGTIAVLAGGLEHIYPPQHEALYRAIAEQGLVVSESHPRYQAGARDFPRRNRLISGLSLGVLVIEAAERSGTLITARYALEQNREVMAVPGSPLDPRAKGTNRLLREGAALVESAEDVIAVLQGASRPRFEEPGDHDYEDDMPEPGRIEAEADAIRESVAGLLSPTPISRDELTRQLGASPQAVMAALVELELAGRAELLPGGMARMAWPES, encoded by the coding sequence GTGAAGCGCCGCGACCTCTCGGCGGGCCAGCGCACGGACTGGCTCCGTCTCGCGCGCACGCCGGGGGTCGGACCGGTCACCTTCGCCAAGCTCATCGAGCGGTTCTCCGCACCCGAGGCGGCCATCGAGGCGCTGCCGCGCCTGGCCAGGCGCGGCGGGCGCGTGGATCCGATGAAGGTCGTCTCCCGCAGCGAGGCCGAGGACGAGATCGCGGCACTGGAGCGCATCGGTGCGCGTCTCCTGTGCGCCTGCGAGCCGGGTTTCCCGAAGGGCCTCGCGGTCATCGATCCGCCGCCGCCGGTAATCTCGGTGCTCGGCCCGCTCGACCCGGACGCGAAGCCGGCCTGCGCCATGGTCGGCTCGCGCAATGCCTCGGGCATCGGGATAAGATTCGCGGGGACCATAGCGCGCGAACTCGGGCAGCGCGGCATCGTCATCGTCTCCGGCCTTGCCCGCGGCATCGACGGCGCGGCGCACGCCGCCAGCCTGGAGACCGGCACGATCGCGGTTCTCGCCGGCGGGCTGGAGCACATCTACCCGCCCCAGCACGAAGCGCTCTACCGGGCCATCGCCGAACAGGGCCTCGTGGTGAGCGAGTCCCATCCGCGCTACCAGGCCGGCGCGCGCGACTTCCCGCGCCGCAACCGGCTGATCTCCGGGCTATCGCTCGGCGTACTGGTGATCGAGGCGGCCGAACGCTCGGGGACGCTGATCACCGCGCGCTATGCCCTTGAGCAGAACCGCGAGGTGATGGCCGTGCCGGGCTCCCCGCTCGATCCGCGGGCGAAGGGGACCAACCGGCTGCTGCGCGAGGGTGCGGCGCTGGTGGAGAGCGCCGAGGACGTCATCGCCGTGCTGCAGGGCGCGAGCCGGCCGCGCTTCGAGGAGCCCGGCGATCACGACTATGAGGACGACATGCCCGAGCCCGGTCGCATAGAGGCCGAGGCCGACGCGATCCGGGAGAGCGTGGCCGGTCTGCTCTCGCCCACGCCGATTTCGCGCGACGAACTCACGCGACAGCTCGGCGCCTCGCCGCAGGCGGTCATGGCAGCCCTCGTCGAGCTCGAACTCGCCGGGCGGGCCGAACTCTTGCCTGGCGGGATGGCACGGATGGCCTGGCCGGAAAGCTAG
- a CDS encoding NUDIX domain-containing protein, whose amino-acid sequence MPQKYVFPGGRVDRRDGFAPLASEPREQVREVLSRVLPERRVRAAAAAAIRETAEETGLLIAEPGRIEKPKPEWAPFAEAGAAPSAEPLDIVARAITPPGRPRRFDAFFFRADAEAVHGGTELAGSGELEDLRWVSLEEAGSLDIPIITRFVLAELDAHLKGRAPVRCARVTRSGPKLEEL is encoded by the coding sequence ATGCCTCAGAAGTACGTCTTCCCCGGGGGACGGGTCGACCGGCGCGACGGCTTTGCGCCCCTCGCCTCCGAGCCGCGCGAGCAGGTGCGTGAAGTGCTGAGCCGGGTTCTGCCCGAGCGCCGCGTCCGGGCCGCCGCCGCCGCGGCGATCCGCGAGACCGCCGAGGAGACGGGGCTGCTGATCGCCGAGCCGGGCCGGATCGAGAAGCCGAAGCCGGAATGGGCACCCTTCGCCGAAGCCGGCGCGGCGCCCTCGGCAGAGCCCCTGGACATCGTCGCACGGGCCATCACGCCCCCCGGCCGGCCGCGCCGCTTCGACGCCTTCTTCTTCCGCGCCGACGCCGAAGCGGTCCATGGCGGCACCGAACTCGCCGGCTCGGGCGAGCTGGAGGACCTGCGCTGGGTCAGCCTCGAGGAGGCGGGGAGCCTCGACATTCCGATCATAACCCGTTTCGTATTGGCCGAACTGGATGCCCACCTCAAAGGGCGCGCGCCGGTGCGCTGCGCGCGGGTCACGAGGTCGGGGCCGAAGCTGGAGGAGCTATGA
- a CDS encoding aspartate carbamoyltransferase catalytic subunit, with protein sequence MGRASFAYDFPHRNLLSAGSLNPLDVQMLFERAGEHFERNREPNKKLDALKGLTQINLFFEPSTRTLASFELAGKRLGADVVNFSAGNASTKKGESLADTAETLAAMNPDLLVVRHQSAGAAAFFADVTGISTINAGDGAHEHPSQALLDVFTLSRHWGEIGGRRIAIVGDIAHSRVARSNVSLMNLLNAEVRLCGPATLLPPDADRWGATVFHDLDAALEDCDAVMTLRLQRERMSGGLIPSEREYAALYGLTHKRLEAAKPDCLVMHPGPMNRGVEIHPALADDPDRSVILEQVESGVAIRMAILEMVASRAPNMRYEDDR encoded by the coding sequence ATGGGACGCGCCAGCTTCGCCTACGACTTCCCTCACCGCAATCTGTTGAGCGCGGGTTCGCTCAACCCGCTCGACGTGCAGATGCTATTCGAGCGCGCGGGCGAGCATTTCGAGCGCAATCGCGAACCGAACAAGAAGCTCGACGCCCTAAAGGGCCTGACCCAGATCAACCTCTTCTTCGAGCCCTCCACGCGCACGCTCGCCAGCTTCGAGCTTGCCGGCAAGCGCCTCGGCGCGGACGTGGTGAACTTCTCCGCCGGCAACGCCTCGACGAAGAAGGGCGAGAGTCTGGCCGACACCGCCGAGACGCTCGCCGCGATGAACCCGGACCTGCTGGTCGTGCGCCATCAGAGCGCTGGCGCGGCGGCCTTCTTCGCCGACGTGACCGGCATCTCCACGATCAATGCCGGAGACGGCGCGCACGAGCATCCCTCCCAGGCCCTGCTCGACGTGTTCACGCTGTCGCGCCACTGGGGCGAGATCGGCGGCAGGCGGATCGCCATCGTCGGCGACATCGCCCACTCGCGGGTCGCGCGCTCGAACGTTTCCCTGATGAACCTCCTCAATGCCGAGGTGCGTCTGTGCGGACCGGCGACGCTGCTGCCGCCCGACGCGGACCGCTGGGGGGCCACCGTCTTCCACGACCTCGACGCGGCGCTGGAGGACTGCGACGCGGTGATGACCCTGAGGCTCCAGCGCGAGCGCATGAGCGGCGGACTGATCCCGTCCGAGCGCGAGTATGCCGCGCTCTACGGCCTCACCCACAAGCGCCTCGAGGCGGCGAAGCCCGACTGTCTCGTCATGCATCCCGGCCCGATGAATCGCGGCGTGGAGATCCACCCCGCGCTGGCCGACGATCCGGACCGGTCGGTGATTCTCGAACAGGTCGAATCCGGCGTCGCGATCCGCATGGCGATCCTGGAGATGGTCGCCAGCCGGGCCCCGAACATGCGCTACGAGGACGATCGATGA
- a CDS encoding AEC family transporter: MTAQILFGFLPVFVVIAIGYGVRASGLIPRASWRGVNTLNYRVLLPSLLFVTLARTEFAGPDALRLTALSLAGIATLAACGFALIRLISREPRVIGAFVAVTSVWNIVLVLALATSIFGAQAEETAIRVLVPGSLLATLIARYAVARGSGPVRLGGLATDPLVLGVILGLAASFTPLERAGQLMRPLDIVASGSISVILLAIGAGLDFGALKGRYKVLASAAGMRALASPLIFLAFALAAGFSGETLAIVLIAASSPTAAFVFALVAEFEGEEGLTAGMITASVLASAATSPVFVWLALAL; this comes from the coding sequence ATGACGGCTCAGATCCTGTTCGGCTTCCTTCCGGTCTTCGTCGTGATCGCGATCGGCTACGGCGTGCGCGCGAGCGGGCTGATCCCGCGCGCGTCCTGGCGCGGCGTCAATACGCTGAACTACCGCGTCCTGCTGCCCTCGCTGCTCTTCGTGACGCTCGCGCGCACCGAGTTCGCCGGACCGGACGCGCTGCGCCTCACCGCCCTTTCCCTGGCCGGCATCGCGACACTGGCCGCCTGCGGATTCGCCCTGATCCGCCTCATCTCCAGGGAGCCCCGTGTCATCGGGGCCTTCGTCGCGGTGACGAGCGTCTGGAACATCGTCCTGGTGCTCGCGCTCGCCACGAGCATCTTCGGCGCACAGGCGGAGGAGACCGCGATCCGGGTGCTGGTACCGGGCTCCCTGCTCGCTACCCTCATCGCGCGCTACGCGGTCGCCCGGGGCAGCGGGCCGGTGAGGCTCGGCGGCCTCGCCACCGACCCTCTCGTGCTCGGGGTGATCCTCGGCCTCGCGGCCAGCTTCACCCCGCTCGAGCGGGCCGGGCAGCTGATGCGCCCGCTCGACATCGTGGCCTCCGGCTCGATCAGCGTGATCCTGCTCGCGATCGGGGCCGGGCTCGATTTCGGCGCGCTGAAGGGCCGCTACAAGGTGCTCGCCTCGGCCGCGGGGATGCGAGCCCTCGCCTCGCCGCTCATCTTCCTCGCCTTCGCGCTGGCGGCCGGTTTCTCCGGCGAGACGCTGGCCATCGTCCTCATCGCGGCGAGCTCCCCGACCGCCGCCTTCGTGTTCGCCCTCGTCGCCGAGTTCGAGGGCGAGGAGGGACTGACCGCGGGGATGATCACGGCGAGCGTGCTCGCGAGCGCCGCGACCTCGCCGGTCTTCGTCTGGCTGGCGCTCGCGCTCTGA